A stretch of the Microbacterium sp. NC79 genome encodes the following:
- a CDS encoding HAD family hydrolase encodes MTPSIVFDFDGTLALGHGPVIAFARAIADQAGPDYLARVDESLAAYDAGSTEYRDGYDIVTQFAKADGVSAEALQVAYNVSRESLGTDAGSVGTMDDLAGFLKTVGTSARLVLATNAPETGVDRVLDAWGVTDLFDEKHFTVGKPAGLGGLVSRLLADGPVLSIGDIAINDLLPAQELGADTALVGATAQTSPINTTMRGASLAALRSDIEAWVASAAAGTTPAA; translated from the coding sequence ATGACGCCCAGTATCGTCTTCGACTTCGACGGAACCTTGGCCCTCGGCCACGGCCCGGTGATCGCCTTCGCTCGTGCCATTGCCGACCAAGCTGGCCCCGACTACCTCGCTCGCGTCGACGAGAGCCTCGCCGCTTACGACGCCGGCTCCACCGAATACCGCGACGGATACGACATCGTCACGCAGTTCGCGAAGGCTGACGGCGTCTCCGCCGAAGCCCTGCAGGTCGCCTACAACGTGAGCCGCGAATCGCTCGGAACCGATGCTGGTTCCGTCGGCACGATGGACGATCTCGCCGGATTCCTCAAGACCGTCGGAACCTCGGCTCGCCTCGTGCTCGCCACGAACGCCCCCGAAACGGGTGTCGACCGCGTGCTCGACGCCTGGGGCGTCACCGACCTGTTCGACGAGAAGCACTTCACCGTCGGCAAGCCCGCCGGTCTCGGTGGCCTCGTGAGCCGTCTGCTCGCTGACGGCCCGGTGCTCTCCATTGGCGATATCGCCATCAACGATCTTCTGCCCGCCCAAGAACTGGGCGCAGACACAGCCCTCGTCGGCGCAACCGCGCAAACGAGCCCCATCAACACAACCATGCGCGGTGCGTCCCTGGCCGCACTGCGCTCCGACATTGAAGCCTGGGTCGCATCCGCGGCTGCAGGCACTACTCCGGCCGCATAA
- a CDS encoding MurR/RpiR family transcriptional regulator: MSWIGATDAKPSVRIAALAPDLLRTERLVVDAIAQDRGKATELTAQELAEWAGVGRTTVIRAAQALGYEGYSQLRVALVQELASEASTSAVESDSSSLGVIRSRMVQVGSRLENTLAVLTPEAIDAVLDLLNSAGRVLVAGNGLSGPLALALAMRLNAAGRSVEYFADPIAQQIAAKQLGAGSALFVLSGSGASRSTLDVIAAAQESGAQVIALTSFARSAVAKLADFPLVMPPTQESFHDELVHTSRGALMLFVEELVDLFVERRGERGRIARQTAISMLGRAIAD; encoded by the coding sequence GTGAGCTGGATCGGGGCCACCGACGCCAAGCCGAGTGTGCGCATCGCCGCTCTCGCGCCCGACCTGCTGCGCACCGAACGACTCGTCGTCGATGCGATCGCGCAGGATCGCGGCAAGGCAACCGAGCTGACCGCGCAAGAACTCGCGGAGTGGGCGGGCGTTGGCCGCACCACCGTGATCCGCGCGGCGCAAGCGCTCGGGTACGAGGGGTACTCACAGTTGCGGGTGGCGCTGGTTCAGGAGCTCGCCTCTGAGGCTTCCACGTCTGCCGTGGAATCTGACTCATCGTCGCTGGGCGTGATTCGTTCGCGCATGGTGCAGGTGGGCTCGAGACTCGAGAACACGCTCGCAGTGCTGACGCCCGAGGCGATTGACGCTGTGCTCGACCTGCTGAATTCAGCCGGCCGCGTGCTGGTTGCAGGCAATGGCCTGTCTGGCCCGCTGGCGTTGGCCTTGGCCATGCGCTTGAATGCGGCCGGTCGCTCGGTGGAATACTTCGCCGACCCGATCGCGCAGCAGATCGCGGCCAAGCAGTTGGGTGCTGGTTCCGCTCTGTTCGTGCTGTCGGGTTCAGGGGCGAGCCGGTCGACGCTCGACGTGATTGCCGCCGCTCAAGAAAGTGGCGCACAGGTGATCGCCCTGACGTCATTCGCGCGGTCGGCGGTCGCCAAGCTCGCCGACTTCCCACTCGTGATGCCGCCGACGCAAGAGTCGTTCCACGATGAGCTGGTCCACACGTCACGCGGTGCGCTCATGCTGTTCGTGGAGGAGCTCGTCGACCTATTCGTTGAGCGCCGCGGCGAACGCGGGCGCATCGCCCGCCAGACGGCGATTTCAATGCTGGGCCGGGCTATCGCCGACTGA
- the phnC gene encoding phosphonate ABC transporter ATP-binding protein, whose protein sequence is MSAPANAAHEADARQQSGAASWRIALDDVSVTYGNGTKALRNVSLDIAPGEMVSIVGLSGSGKSTLIRTINGLVQATSGTVNVGPYEVSSLKGRKLREARGHIGMIFQAFNLAERADVYRNTLVGRFAHTSSLRTLLGIPTASDREIALRALDSVGILDKVWTRAGSLSGGQKQRVAIARALSQQPSVMLADEPVASLDPPTAHSVMADLRRINAEQGLTVLINIHLMDLARQYTTRMIGLRAGEVVYDGPAANATDADFEQIYGRPIQAKDQMGTGE, encoded by the coding sequence ATGTCAGCTCCCGCTAACGCGGCCCACGAGGCGGACGCCCGACAGCAGTCGGGTGCCGCCTCGTGGCGCATCGCGCTCGATGATGTTTCGGTCACCTATGGCAACGGAACCAAGGCTCTGCGCAACGTCTCGCTCGACATTGCGCCGGGCGAAATGGTGTCGATTGTGGGCCTGTCGGGCTCGGGCAAGTCGACGCTGATCCGCACGATCAACGGCCTGGTGCAGGCGACGAGCGGAACCGTGAATGTCGGTCCGTACGAAGTCTCCAGCCTCAAGGGTCGCAAGTTGCGTGAAGCACGCGGCCACATCGGCATGATCTTCCAGGCTTTCAACCTCGCCGAACGTGCCGACGTGTACCGCAACACTCTCGTTGGCCGGTTTGCGCACACCTCGTCGTTGCGCACGCTCCTCGGGATTCCGACGGCATCCGACCGCGAGATCGCGCTGCGAGCCCTCGACTCGGTCGGCATTCTCGACAAGGTCTGGACCCGCGCGGGTTCCCTCTCCGGCGGCCAAAAGCAACGCGTCGCCATTGCGCGCGCGCTGTCTCAGCAGCCGAGCGTCATGCTCGCCGATGAGCCGGTCGCGAGCCTGGACCCGCCGACCGCGCACTCGGTGATGGCCGACCTCCGCCGCATCAACGCGGAGCAGGGCCTGACGGTGCTGATCAACATTCACCTGATGGATCTGGCCCGCCAGTACACCACCCGCATGATTGGCCTCCGCGCCGGTGAAGTGGTTTACGACGGCCCGGCAGCAAACGCCACCGACGCCGACTTTGAGCAGATCTACGGCCGCCCGATTCAGGCGAAAGACCAGATGGGCACGGGGGAATGA
- the phnE gene encoding phosphonate ABC transporter, permease protein PhnE, whose product MTTLTPTPAASEAELMVPPKPSNRLKKALIAVAVVAFTVATCIPAIGGIELDIASIIKNWQNGANKIAQLMTPNWEFLPRTWAPMLETIQMAIVAAVLSAAVSVPLTLWAATTTNPNVVSRFIVRTLVNINRAVPDLVFATVLVAMLGVGALPGVVTLFLFNLGIVVKLVSEAIDASDHSYMEAGRAAGGTQFQINRLTALPQTRPLFMNQWLYALELNVRISAILGIVGAGGIGRLLDERRAFFAYSDVSVIIIEILVVVIAIEVLSNVLRRRLV is encoded by the coding sequence ATGACGACCCTCACCCCCACTCCTGCGGCCTCTGAAGCAGAACTTATGGTTCCGCCGAAGCCCTCGAACCGTCTCAAAAAGGCACTCATTGCGGTCGCCGTTGTGGCGTTCACCGTGGCGACGTGCATTCCGGCGATCGGTGGCATCGAGCTCGACATCGCCTCGATCATCAAGAACTGGCAGAACGGCGCGAACAAAATCGCGCAGCTGATGACCCCCAACTGGGAGTTCTTGCCGCGTACGTGGGCGCCGATGCTGGAGACCATCCAGATGGCGATTGTTGCGGCAGTACTGTCGGCGGCGGTGTCGGTTCCGCTCACCCTGTGGGCGGCAACGACGACAAACCCCAACGTCGTCAGCCGCTTCATTGTGCGCACGCTCGTCAACATCAACCGCGCGGTGCCTGACCTCGTGTTCGCGACCGTGCTGGTCGCGATGCTCGGTGTGGGTGCGCTGCCCGGTGTCGTGACGCTGTTCTTGTTCAACCTCGGCATCGTCGTGAAGCTGGTTTCTGAGGCGATCGACGCCTCCGACCACAGCTACATGGAAGCCGGGCGCGCGGCCGGTGGCACGCAGTTCCAGATCAACCGTCTGACCGCGCTGCCGCAGACCCGCCCGCTGTTCATGAACCAGTGGCTGTACGCGCTCGAGCTGAACGTGCGTATCTCGGCGATCCTCGGAATCGTGGGCGCCGGTGGTATCGGCCGTTTGCTTGACGAACGTCGTGCGTTCTTCGCGTACTCCGACGTCTCGGTCATCATCATTGAGATTCTCGTCGTGGTGATCGCGATTGAAGTGCTCTCCAACGTGCTGCGCCGGAGGTTGGTATGA
- a CDS encoding aldehyde dehydrogenase has translation MRTSTVPTYGSLIGGERLTAGDMYEVTDPNDGSVIALAHDADANAATAAANAAADAAPHWGQTSLDTRRAVLAGAARRLTQQRDALVELAIADTGARAAVAAEMQVDAALARLQKWSQAPGSLLKPQGPAEFGGLNVDLERRPVGVVACISPYNFPLLAMVAKVAPALFSGNTVVMKPAPQDPLLVSALAQALDEAAREAGAQDGTVNYVVGSTPDSGVALVEHPRVGAVSFTGSTVVGTSIYASAAPTMKRLLLELGGKGALIVRSDADIDAVATAIERAWTYHAGQVCLTASRILAHDSVYDELQERLQARVGELVHGDPRDAATHVAPLISEVQRTRVAGMIQRARDDGFTVAQSSGAPARGFHQAATLISDVRPDAEIMQEEVFGPVVALMRMRDDDHAIEVANSTKYALYDYVFSRDRDAAVRVGRQLDAAQVGINTVRRHPDAPFGGNRLSGLGRTGGTYALDSYTDLQALVG, from the coding sequence ATGAGAACATCGACGGTACCAACGTACGGTTCGCTGATTGGTGGCGAACGCCTGACGGCGGGAGACATGTATGAAGTGACGGATCCCAATGACGGATCGGTCATCGCGCTCGCACACGATGCTGACGCAAACGCGGCCACGGCTGCCGCAAATGCTGCCGCCGATGCGGCACCTCACTGGGGGCAGACGTCGCTCGATACCCGCCGCGCGGTACTCGCGGGAGCGGCTCGCCGCCTGACGCAGCAGCGAGACGCGCTTGTCGAGCTCGCTATCGCAGACACCGGTGCGCGCGCTGCCGTCGCCGCTGAAATGCAGGTTGATGCGGCGCTCGCACGTCTGCAGAAGTGGTCGCAAGCGCCGGGATCTCTGCTCAAGCCGCAGGGGCCCGCCGAGTTCGGTGGCTTGAATGTCGACCTCGAGCGTCGACCGGTCGGTGTCGTGGCATGCATTAGCCCGTACAACTTTCCGCTGCTTGCGATGGTCGCGAAAGTTGCACCCGCCCTCTTCTCTGGCAACACCGTCGTCATGAAGCCGGCGCCACAAGACCCGCTGCTGGTGAGTGCACTTGCGCAGGCGCTTGACGAGGCGGCTCGTGAAGCGGGTGCGCAAGACGGAACCGTGAACTACGTCGTGGGGTCAACTCCTGACTCCGGAGTGGCTCTTGTCGAGCACCCGCGCGTGGGCGCCGTGAGCTTTACGGGCAGCACGGTTGTGGGCACGTCGATCTATGCTTCGGCGGCACCGACCATGAAGCGACTCCTGCTCGAATTGGGGGGCAAGGGTGCGCTCATCGTGCGGAGCGACGCCGACATTGATGCGGTGGCTACCGCGATTGAGCGCGCATGGACCTACCACGCCGGCCAGGTATGCCTCACCGCGTCGCGGATTCTTGCACACGACAGTGTCTACGACGAGCTGCAGGAACGGTTGCAGGCGCGCGTGGGAGAACTTGTGCACGGCGACCCTCGTGACGCGGCGACGCACGTGGCCCCGTTGATCTCCGAGGTGCAGCGCACCCGCGTTGCCGGCATGATCCAGCGTGCTCGCGACGATGGCTTCACCGTCGCGCAGAGCAGTGGTGCGCCAGCACGTGGTTTTCACCAGGCAGCGACGCTTATTTCTGATGTACGCCCGGATGCGGAAATCATGCAGGAGGAGGTCTTCGGGCCGGTCGTCGCACTCATGCGCATGCGCGATGACGACCACGCCATTGAAGTCGCAAACTCGACGAAGTATGCCCTGTACGACTACGTCTTTTCCCGAGATCGTGACGCAGCGGTACGAGTGGGCCGACAACTCGATGCCGCACAGGTGGGAATCAACACGGTGCGCAGGCACCCGGACGCACCGTTTGGTGGCAACCGCCTGAGCGGGCTGGGGCGCACCGGTGGCACCTATGCCCTTGACAGTTACACCGACCTCCAGGCCCTCGTGGGCTGA
- a CDS encoding ABC transporter ATP-binding protein produces MNGLQQTANLADSDTDSGVGSGKIVIDNMSFAYRRPHKPEVAALSDINLTIQSGEFVSIVGPSGCGKSTLLRILAQLQRPTSGVVEINTAGAGRALVAPVFQEYSIFPWRTVRANVALGLQAARVPRAEIRRRVDDWIKRVGLAGFEDAYPANLSGGMKQRVALARAFVLEPEILLMDEPFAALDAQMRQVLQDELLAICQEQSYTVFFVTHNIDEAILLSDRIILMTARPGKIQGSYEIPFDYPRLPELRSDPRFVELEDKIWGDLRGEVATAMDQEKR; encoded by the coding sequence ATGAATGGTCTGCAACAGACTGCCAACCTCGCTGACTCGGATACAGATTCAGGAGTGGGTTCAGGAAAGATCGTGATCGACAATATGTCGTTCGCGTACCGTCGACCGCACAAACCTGAAGTCGCTGCACTTTCTGACATCAATCTCACGATTCAGTCGGGTGAGTTTGTCTCCATCGTCGGCCCCTCTGGGTGTGGAAAGTCCACGCTGCTACGCATTCTCGCGCAACTTCAGCGTCCGACGTCGGGCGTTGTGGAGATCAACACCGCCGGCGCCGGACGAGCGCTTGTGGCTCCCGTCTTCCAGGAGTACAGCATCTTCCCGTGGCGCACCGTCCGCGCAAACGTTGCCCTCGGCCTGCAGGCCGCACGCGTCCCCCGTGCCGAAATCCGCCGACGTGTTGATGACTGGATCAAGCGCGTTGGCCTCGCGGGCTTTGAAGATGCATACCCGGCCAACCTTTCGGGTGGTATGAAGCAGCGCGTAGCTCTCGCTCGCGCATTCGTACTCGAGCCCGAGATCCTGCTCATGGACGAGCCGTTCGCCGCGCTCGACGCCCAGATGCGCCAGGTGCTTCAAGACGAGCTTCTCGCGATCTGCCAGGAGCAGTCCTACACGGTTTTCTTTGTGACACACAACATCGACGAAGCGATCCTGTTGTCTGACCGCATCATCTTGATGACCGCTCGTCCGGGCAAAATCCAGGGCAGCTACGAGATCCCCTTCGATTACCCCCGCCTACCCGAGCTCCGGAGCGATCCGCGCTTCGTTGAGCTCGAAGACAAGATTTGGGGCGACCTCCGCGGCGAGGTTGCAACGGCAATGGATCAGGAGAAGCGATGA
- a CDS encoding LLM class flavin-dependent oxidoreductase — MRICVNWLPLSLSQTREVAQRAEDVGLWGIGIGDSPRYAELYSACTSALDATNELRVTTCVTNPVTRHWSLHAAAARGLVGEFGARLQLGFGRGDSAVHSFGMNHATLRELETALTHVREAVDVPLLLACSGDKTAAIGGRAADGIIAGVGRHISDIERIAAITQGAAAANVKPSTWATIRIAVVDDVAAEQAMRRRLIPRAISASHFAFGSTFAGKGVPEEFQEIMAERYERYDYQSHGSSGTTSNAELFIDHPEIENYLLDRFAIIGTIDTCAAELDALANHVDGVFLSMLFEDALDQIDKVGQAAREISRLS; from the coding sequence ATGCGTATCTGTGTGAACTGGTTGCCGCTGTCGTTGTCTCAAACACGAGAAGTGGCGCAAAGGGCCGAAGACGTCGGTCTCTGGGGTATCGGAATCGGTGACTCCCCCCGCTACGCGGAGCTTTACTCCGCCTGCACAAGCGCGCTCGACGCGACCAACGAGCTCCGAGTCACCACCTGCGTGACCAACCCGGTCACCCGGCACTGGTCGTTGCACGCGGCAGCCGCGCGTGGCCTCGTTGGCGAATTTGGCGCCCGTCTGCAACTCGGCTTCGGCCGTGGCGACTCGGCTGTGCATTCGTTCGGAATGAATCACGCGACGCTCCGCGAGCTCGAAACAGCCCTCACCCACGTTCGCGAGGCCGTCGATGTGCCGCTGCTCCTTGCCTGCAGCGGCGACAAGACAGCCGCCATCGGGGGTCGCGCGGCCGACGGCATCATTGCTGGGGTTGGTCGCCACATTTCTGACATTGAACGGATCGCTGCGATCACCCAGGGTGCTGCTGCCGCGAACGTGAAACCCTCCACGTGGGCGACGATCCGCATCGCTGTGGTTGACGATGTCGCCGCCGAACAAGCGATGCGGCGCCGTCTCATCCCCCGGGCAATTAGCGCGTCGCACTTTGCGTTCGGAAGCACCTTTGCCGGCAAGGGTGTCCCCGAGGAGTTTCAAGAAATCATGGCGGAGCGCTACGAGCGTTATGACTACCAATCGCACGGGAGCTCAGGAACGACAAGCAACGCCGAATTGTTCATCGACCACCCGGAGATTGAAAACTACCTGCTGGACCGCTTTGCAATCATCGGAACCATCGACACATGCGCTGCTGAGTTGGATGCGCTCGCCAACCATGTTGACGGCGTCTTCCTCTCCATGCTCTTTGAAGACGCGCTCGACCAGATCGACAAAGTCGGTCAGGCCGCGCGCGAAATCTCACGACTCTCTTAG
- a CDS encoding zinc-binding dehydrogenase, whose protein sequence is MRAIVWDGVELAPHDDIEVRQPGDGEVLVRVDVAGLCHSDLKPIDADIPQDLPVILGHEAVGRVAAVGAGVDTPVGTRVVMTVMRACEECEYCLAGRRILCRRTAAAPPTPFSRDGEPVHQFVRLGAFARETVVGKSQIIAISEDLSDEIAAMLSCATVTAFGAVEERARVQPGESVLIIGAGGIGLNAVIAARAAGAGRIVVADLNPRKEAIARTCGATDFIVPGSVSALALELEPDGFDVVLECVGRGDLLQESIRSLGWGGRVVIVGLPPHGTVIPLEVRDLFRDQSILGCRMGSVDPWIEIPRLAERCLSGEIDLEPLVTKTVELAECATLVSELRGGSVERGFFSFQEA, encoded by the coding sequence ATGCGCGCGATTGTTTGGGATGGTGTGGAGCTTGCTCCGCATGATGACATCGAGGTCCGTCAGCCGGGGGACGGTGAAGTGCTCGTCCGCGTGGACGTTGCTGGTCTCTGCCACAGCGACCTCAAACCCATTGACGCGGACATTCCGCAAGATCTGCCGGTGATCCTTGGCCACGAGGCCGTCGGTCGCGTCGCGGCCGTCGGTGCTGGCGTCGATACCCCCGTTGGAACGCGCGTTGTTATGACCGTCATGCGTGCCTGTGAGGAGTGCGAATACTGCCTCGCCGGGCGCCGAATTCTTTGTCGACGCACGGCAGCTGCCCCGCCGACTCCGTTCAGTCGTGACGGTGAACCGGTGCACCAGTTTGTTCGCCTCGGCGCGTTCGCCCGAGAAACTGTCGTCGGAAAATCCCAGATCATCGCCATTAGCGAAGACCTCTCCGACGAGATTGCGGCCATGTTGAGTTGTGCGACGGTCACCGCGTTTGGCGCTGTCGAAGAGCGGGCGCGCGTGCAACCGGGCGAGAGTGTTCTCATCATTGGTGCCGGCGGCATCGGACTCAATGCCGTGATTGCGGCTCGCGCTGCAGGCGCCGGTCGTATCGTCGTCGCCGACCTCAACCCGCGTAAGGAGGCGATCGCGCGCACGTGTGGTGCGACGGACTTCATCGTTCCGGGTTCGGTCTCTGCGCTCGCGTTGGAACTCGAGCCCGATGGGTTTGATGTGGTTCTTGAATGCGTCGGACGCGGTGACCTCCTTCAAGAATCGATCCGTTCCCTCGGCTGGGGCGGGCGCGTGGTGATCGTCGGGCTACCGCCCCACGGCACTGTCATCCCGCTAGAAGTGCGTGATCTGTTCCGCGATCAGTCAATTCTGGGATGCCGAATGGGCTCCGTTGACCCCTGGATTGAGATCCCGCGCCTCGCGGAGCGGTGCTTGAGCGGGGAGATTGATCTGGAACCACTCGTCACGAAGACGGTGGAGTTGGCCGAATGCGCGACGCTTGTTTCGGAGCTTCGGGGCGGCTCGGTCGAGCGTGGATTCTTCAGTTTTCAGGAGGCATAA
- a CDS encoding phosphate/phosphite/phosphonate ABC transporter substrate-binding protein: MRKPLIAVGTLAVAALALAGCSAGDTGSAGAGEDQAWPEEITISLVPSVEGEDLAEALDPLTAYLSENLGIKVNGVVANDYAATVEALGADQAQIVITDAGSMYNAITQYDAQLILRDVRFGATSYAAVAYTNNPDKFCDGDVTTASYAANGAEFSYCNGIEPEAAATGTGPAGLDALKNIDKNTKVALQAVTSPAGYQYPIVAMRDLGIDTDADFVQVPIEGNNNAILSVYNGDAEVSFGFWDARASVISEVPDVAEKVVAFAYSDMIPNGGVVAAKSLPADLTDKIAELMDGYADSSEEAKSIMFDLVGLSDWTNETAEEEITRYGEILAEFSK, translated from the coding sequence ATGCGTAAACCCCTCATCGCCGTCGGCACCCTCGCGGTCGCGGCCCTCGCTCTCGCCGGCTGCTCGGCAGGAGACACCGGCTCGGCAGGCGCGGGAGAAGACCAGGCGTGGCCGGAAGAGATCACGATCTCGCTGGTTCCGTCTGTCGAAGGTGAAGACCTCGCCGAGGCTCTTGACCCGCTGACCGCCTACCTGTCGGAGAACCTCGGCATCAAGGTCAACGGTGTTGTCGCCAACGACTACGCAGCCACCGTTGAAGCTCTCGGCGCCGACCAGGCTCAGATCGTCATCACCGACGCGGGCTCGATGTACAACGCCATCACGCAGTACGACGCGCAGCTCATTCTCCGCGACGTGCGCTTCGGTGCCACCAGCTACGCAGCGGTTGCGTACACGAACAACCCCGACAAGTTCTGCGACGGTGACGTCACCACCGCGTCCTACGCAGCCAACGGTGCTGAGTTCTCATACTGCAACGGGATCGAGCCGGAAGCTGCCGCAACCGGAACGGGCCCCGCAGGCCTCGACGCTCTGAAGAACATCGACAAGAACACGAAGGTCGCGCTGCAGGCTGTCACGTCGCCCGCCGGTTACCAGTACCCGATCGTCGCCATGCGCGACCTCGGCATCGACACCGACGCTGACTTCGTTCAGGTGCCGATCGAGGGCAACAACAACGCGATCCTCTCGGTCTACAACGGTGACGCTGAGGTTAGCTTCGGCTTCTGGGATGCCCGCGCATCGGTCATCTCCGAGGTTCCGGATGTCGCTGAGAAGGTTGTCGCTTTCGCCTATTCGGACATGATCCCCAACGGTGGCGTTGTCGCAGCTAAGTCGCTGCCGGCAGACCTCACCGACAAGATCGCTGAGCTGATGGACGGCTACGCCGACTCGTCGGAAGAAGCAAAGTCGATCATGTTCGACCTCGTTGGCCTTTCGGACTGGACCAACGAGACCGCTGAAGAAGAGATCACGCGCTACGGCGAGATCCTCGCGGAGTTCTCAAAGTAA
- the phnE gene encoding phosphonate ABC transporter, permease protein PhnE: MTMTAETKAPFSGLSSAVPAKPSKRAATLWALLAGSIFLVAAGGLQISWDDLPSLPARIWDYLVLMFAEPNWDKLPRALFETWRSISMAWIGAILCVVASIPLGMMAAKGVGPAWLRLPLRGLFAVIRAVPEVVIALILLTVTGLTPLTGALALGIAGIGTQGKWVYETVESANDGAAEAVRAAGGTTAEVTRWAIWPAVAPTLMSFALYRFEINIRTSAVLGLVGAGGIGSMLSNYTNFRQWDTVGMLLIVVIVATMIIDAISGAIRRRLMNGGK; the protein is encoded by the coding sequence ATGACGATGACAGCTGAAACGAAGGCCCCCTTCTCGGGGCTAAGTTCTGCGGTTCCGGCGAAGCCGTCGAAGCGCGCGGCGACCCTGTGGGCGCTGCTTGCTGGTTCCATTTTCCTGGTGGCAGCCGGTGGCCTGCAGATTTCGTGGGACGATCTGCCGTCGCTGCCCGCGCGCATTTGGGACTACCTCGTGCTGATGTTTGCCGAGCCCAATTGGGACAAGCTGCCGCGCGCACTGTTTGAGACGTGGCGCTCGATTTCGATGGCGTGGATCGGCGCCATCCTCTGTGTTGTCGCGTCGATTCCGCTCGGCATGATGGCAGCGAAGGGCGTCGGCCCGGCGTGGCTGCGCCTGCCGTTGCGTGGCCTGTTTGCTGTGATTCGTGCGGTGCCTGAGGTCGTTATCGCGCTCATCCTGCTGACGGTCACGGGTCTCACGCCGCTGACGGGTGCGCTCGCGCTCGGCATCGCTGGCATCGGAACCCAGGGCAAGTGGGTGTACGAGACGGTTGAGTCGGCAAACGACGGTGCCGCTGAAGCAGTGCGTGCCGCGGGCGGAACCACGGCTGAAGTGACGCGGTGGGCCATCTGGCCGGCGGTGGCACCGACGCTAATGTCGTTCGCGCTGTACCGTTTCGAGATCAACATCCGTACCTCGGCCGTGCTCGGCCTCGTCGGTGCGGGCGGTATCGGAAGCATGCTGTCGAACTACACGAACTTCCGTCAGTGGGACACCGTTGGCATGCTTTTGATCGTCGTCATCGTCGCTACGATGATCATCGACGCGATCTCAGGTGCGATTCGCCGGCGTCTTATGAACGGGGGCAAGTAG
- a CDS encoding ABC transporter substrate-binding protein, with translation MQAQVRRKVTVVAALAALALTLASCGGASTPTDTGAAPEPSTSTPSDVNPLCPTPETTGTITIGNPAQLSVFSSVYMADELGLFEDAGLDVKYEVLPTADGMPLLAQGKLDMQMTSYSAGQFNAVKQGIDMQWVMPFDFGQEALPGDAIPGFWSRKDVVGDAKNMDLTKLKGQLVSSPTAGTGVAGMILDNALKTVGLTFGDVEMTKLSGPDALIGLQNGAVSAAWIAAPLEVEAAKDPNLVPVAGYAPGVTGTAMMAGPSMLDRPQLLVAFIQVVNEAIKTKMTGDWREDDAVVATLAGVLNVDESIIRDSALLVFDPMTMDGVDTFLEGIQAFQIEYGQLDYDDPQDVNGLFDRTFVDAALTCSTDWMKKK, from the coding sequence ATGCAAGCACAAGTTCGTCGCAAGGTCACAGTTGTCGCCGCGCTGGCGGCTCTCGCGCTCACGCTGGCTAGTTGCGGCGGAGCGTCCACTCCCACGGACACGGGAGCGGCTCCCGAACCGTCCACCTCAACCCCGAGCGACGTCAACCCGCTCTGCCCCACCCCAGAAACGACCGGCACGATCACGATCGGAAACCCCGCACAGCTCAGCGTCTTCTCTTCGGTCTACATGGCTGATGAACTGGGCCTTTTCGAGGACGCCGGCCTCGATGTGAAGTACGAAGTACTACCGACGGCCGACGGCATGCCGCTACTGGCTCAGGGCAAGCTCGACATGCAGATGACGTCGTACTCGGCCGGACAGTTCAACGCCGTCAAACAAGGCATCGACATGCAGTGGGTTATGCCCTTCGACTTCGGCCAAGAAGCGCTCCCCGGCGATGCAATCCCGGGCTTCTGGAGCCGCAAGGATGTCGTGGGCGACGCCAAGAATATGGACCTAACCAAACTCAAGGGACAACTCGTTTCATCCCCGACTGCCGGCACCGGAGTTGCGGGCATGATTCTCGACAACGCTCTGAAGACGGTGGGTCTCACCTTTGGTGACGTCGAGATGACCAAGCTTTCCGGCCCTGATGCACTTATCGGCCTCCAAAACGGCGCCGTCTCCGCTGCGTGGATTGCCGCTCCACTCGAGGTTGAGGCAGCAAAGGACCCGAACCTGGTTCCGGTCGCCGGCTACGCGCCGGGTGTCACAGGCACTGCCATGATGGCTGGTCCGAGCATGCTCGATCGTCCGCAGCTTCTGGTCGCTTTCATCCAGGTCGTTAACGAGGCGATCAAGACCAAGATGACTGGCGATTGGCGCGAAGATGACGCCGTCGTCGCAACCCTTGCTGGGGTTCTGAACGTTGACGAGTCGATCATTCGTGACTCGGCACTGCTGGTCTTCGACCCGATGACGATGGACGGTGTGGATACCTTCCTCGAAGGAATTCAGGCCTTCCAGATCGAATATGGCCAGCTCGACTACGACGACCCGCAGGACGTCAACGGACTCTTCGACCGTACGTTCGTCGATGCGGCACTGACCTGCTCCACCGACTGGATGAAGAAGAAGTAA